From Vigna unguiculata cultivar IT97K-499-35 chromosome 5, ASM411807v1, whole genome shotgun sequence, the proteins below share one genomic window:
- the LOC114183777 gene encoding pentatricopeptide repeat-containing protein At1g56690, mitochondrial-like, with amino-acid sequence MGYHGRATVLWSMLMQVRLQCTTANAIARYARSGQLDHARRVFDETPLALRTISSWNAMVAAYFEARQPREALFLFERMPHRNTVSWNGLISGHIKNGMLLEARGVFDAMPDRNVVSWTSMVRGYVRNGDVAEAERLFWQMPDKNVVSWTVMLGGLLQDARIEDARRLFDMMPEKDVVAVTNMIGGYCEEGRLDEARALFDQMPKRNVVTWTTMVSGYARNGRVDVARKLFEVMPERNEVSWTAMLMGYTHSGRMGEASKLFDMMPVKPVVACNEMIMGFGLAGEVDKARRVFEEMKDRDDGTWSALIKVYERKGYELEALGLFRRMQREGVALNFPSLISVLSVCASLASLDHGRQVHGQLVRSEFDQDLFVASVLITMYIKCGDLVRAKRVFDRFPLKDVVMWNSMVTGYSQHGLGEEALNVFYDMGSSGVPPDDVTFIGVLSACSYSGKVKEGLELFESMKCKYQVEPGVEHYACLVDLLGRAGQVNDAMKLVEKMPMEPDAIVWGALLGACRTHMNLDLAEVAVDKLAQLEPKNAGPIVLLSHMYASRGRWKDVEVLRKKIKSRSVIKLPGCSWIEIEKKVHMFTGGDSKGHPEQPIIMKMLEKLGGLLREAGYCPDGSFVLHDVDEEEKTHSLGYHSEKLAVAYGLLKVPKGMPIRVMKNLRVCGDCHSAIKLIAKVSGREIILRDANRFHHFKDGYCSCKDYW; translated from the coding sequence ATGGGTTACCATGGTCGCGCCACTGTGCTATGGAGCATGTTGATGCAAGTGAGATTACAGTGCACCACTGCTAATGCCATCGCACGTTACGCGCGTAGCGGTCAACTAGACCATGCTCGCAGGGTGTTTGACGAAACGCCTCTCGCTCTCAGAACCATCTCTTCGTGGAACGCAATGGTCGCTGCGTACTTCGAAGCCCGCCAACCGCGCGAGGCTCTCTTCTTGTTTGAGAGAATGCCCCACAGAAATACCGTATCTTGGAACGGTCTCATCTCAGGCCACATCAAGAACGGAATGTTGCTTGAGGCGCGCGGGGTATTTGATGCAATGCCCGATCGCAATGTTGTTTCGTGGACTTCTATGGTCCGTGGCTACGTGCGAAACGGCGATGTTGCTGAAGCGGAACGGCTCTTTTGGCAGATGCCCGACAAGAACGTGGTGTCGTGGACCGTTATGCTTGGCGGGTTGCTGCAAGATGCTCGCATTGAGGATGCGCGCAGGCTGTTTGATATGATGCCTGAAAAGGATGTGGTAGCGGTTACCAACATGATTGGAGGGTACTGTGAGGAGGGTCGTTTGGACGAGGCTCGCGCGCTGTTTGATCAAATGCCGAAGAGGAATGTGGTTACTTGGACAACTATGGTTTCTGGGTATGCAAGGAATGGGAGAGTGGATGTTGCGAGGAAGCTTTTTGAAGTAATGCCGGAGAGGAATGAGGTGTCTTGGACGGCTATGCTTATGGGTTATACTCATAGTGGGAGGATGGGAGAGGCTTCTAAGCTTTTTGACATGATGCCGGTGAAACCGGTTGTTGCTTGCAATGAGATGATCATGGGGTTTGGGCTTGCTGGGGAGGTGGATAAGGCGAGGCGTGTGTTTGAGGAAATGAAGGATAGGGATGATGGAACTTGGAGTGCCTTGATTAAGGTGTATGAGAGGAAAGGGTACGAGTTGGAAGCGTTGGGTTTGTTTCGGAGGATGCAGAGAGAAGGGGTTGCGCTGAATTTCCCTTCATTAATTAGTGTTCTTTCTGTGTGTGCCAGCCTGGCCAGTCTTGACCATGGGAGGCAGGTGCATGGCCAATTGGTGAGATCTGAATTTGATCAGGATTTATTCGTTGCCTCGGTCTTAATTACAATGTACATTAAGTGTGGCGATCTTGTGAGAGCAAAACGTGTTTTTGACAGGTTTCCTTTGAAGGATGTTGTTATGTGGAACTCTATGGTCACGGGTTATTCCCAGCATGGATTGGGGGAAGAAGCTTTGAATGTTTTTTATGACATGGGCTCCTCTGGAGTTCCACCAGATGATGTTACCTTTATCGGGGTTCTTTCAGCATGTAGCTACAGTGGCAAGGTGAAAGAAGGGCTTGAATTGTTTGAATCAATGAAATGCAAATATCAAGTGGAACCGGGAGTTGAACACTATGCTTGCCTGGTTGATTTGCTAGGCCGAGCAGGCCAAGTTAATGATGCAATGAAACTAGTAGAAAAGATGCCAATGGAACCTGATGCAATTGTTTGGGGTGCATTGTTGGGAGCATGCAGAACTCATATGAATCTGGATTTGGCTGAAGTTGCCGTTGATAAACTTGCACAGCTAGAACCTAAAAATGCTGGACCTATCGTCTTGCTTTCACATATGTATGCGTCTAGAGGAAGATGGAAAGATGTTGAAGTACttaggaagaaaataaaatctaggAGTGTTATCAAATTGCCTGGTTGTAGTTGGATTGAGATCGAGAAAAAGGTACATATGTTCACTGGGGGAGACAGCAAGGGCCACCCTGAGCAACCTATTATCATGAAAATGTTGGAGAAGTTAGGTGGATTGTTGAGGGAAGCTGGGTACTGTCCTGATGGTAGCTTTGTCCTTCACGATGTGGATGAGGAAGAGAAGACACATAGCTTGGGTTATCATAGTGAAAAGCTAGCTGTAGCATATGGACTCCTAAAAGTGCCTAAAGGAATGCCAATTAGAGTTATGAAAAATTTGCGGGTTTGTGGTGATTGCCATTCTGCAATTAAATTAATTGCAAAAGTTTCTGGAAGGGAGATCATTTTGAGGGATGCTAATAGATTTCATCATTTCAAGGATGGTTACTGTTCTTGTAAGGACTATTGGTGA